The Acidobacteriota bacterium genome includes the window GCCAAACGGCTTGTCGGAGAAATCCCGCTGACCGAGCGCGATATAGATGACATCTTGGACTATATCTGCGCGGTTGCCAACCATCACAAAATCTATTACCTGTGGAGGCCATTCCTCAGTGATCCCGGCGACGATATGATATTGGAGTTGGCCGTCACCGCTGAATGCGACTTCATCGTGACTTACAATCAAAGTGATTTTGTCGGTATCGAGCAGTTTGGATTAATCACCCTGACCCCGAAAGAGTTTCTGCAAAAGATAGGAGTGTTGTCGTGAGTACAATCAGTCTGCGCTTACCCGACTCCTTGCATGAGCGGGTGCGCGAACTCGCTCTCAAAGAGAACGTTTCTATCAACCAGTTGATTACATTGGCACTGGCCGAGAAACTTTCTGCGCTCATGACAGAAGAGTATCTCGGCAAGCGGGCAAAACGCGGTGACAGGAAGAAATTCCAACGGGCTATGGCTAAAGTCGCTGACGTTGCGCCTGATGAGCGAGATAGACTTTAGCATGGGTCTCGCCTTCAAA containing:
- a CDS encoding toxin-antitoxin system HicB family antitoxin; its protein translation is MSTISLRLPDSLHERVRELALKENVSINQLITLALAEKLSALMTEEYLGKRAKRGDRKKFQRAMAKVADVAPDERDRL
- a CDS encoding putative toxin-antitoxin system toxin component, PIN family; translated protein: MPIYQIVIDTNIWIAALRSKRGASHKLLSLIDSGKYEANISVPLVLEYEDAAKRLVGEIPLTERDIDDILDYICAVANHHKIYYLWRPFLSDPGDDMILELAVTAECDFIVTYNQSDFVGIEQFGLITLTPKEFLQKIGVLS